Genomic segment of Bacteroidota bacterium:
GGTAATTCTGAACTTTCCAATCGGTTAAATATTCCGTTGTTCTTACAGGGGTGAGCAGCTTATTGATCATGGGTTAAAATTGCCCCTAAAATGTATATAATTTTAGTCGGGTTTACACCTTAAATGAAAGGGTTTGTCTATTTATTCAGTCATTAGGATATGGCTTTTATTTTACCGGTGTTTAACGGATGTGAATTTTTTCGGAGTGGATTGTTTGGGTTTTTTAGGGTATCAGACTTAAATAATTGCGAAGAAATTCGCTCATTTTCTTAATGGGGATTAGTTTTGTAACATGTTACTATCGGTTTCTGAATTTTTAAACACAGAGTTTTTTCAAAATACAGGTCGGCAATGGTGTTGGCTTGCCGGTGTTATTGTGTTCGTAATATTATTCAAACGGTATATTTCCAAGTTTATAAGCTTATTATTATTCAGGTTAGTTCAACGAACCGATGCCAGTGAATTGCCGGAAGAATTTTTGCGGCTAATTCTCAAGCCACTGCAATATCTCATTGTATTGGAAACCATTTATTTCGGATTTAAAGCGCTTAATTATCCATTCGATCCGGAAAATGAGGTATTAAAAAATTATGTACTGCTGATTGCTAATGGTGTATATAAATTTCTTTTTGTTTTAAATGTTGCATGGTTGGTATCCCGTCTGGGGGATTTTTTAGTTGCAGTATTAAATCATCGCGCATTAAAAACCGAAGATCCCTGGGACGACCAGTTGGTGGTTTTTTTAAAGGAAATTATTCGTATACTCATCTGGATAATTGCATTTTTGGCAGTACTGGGATCTGTTTTTGCCGTTAATATTTATTCCATTGTAGCTGGCGCTGGTATTGCAGGTATTGCCATAGCCTTTGCGGCACAGGAAACACTGCAGAATGTATTCGGAAGCATTTCTATATTCACCGAGAAACCCTTTGTGGTTGGCGATCTTGTGGAAGTGGATGGAGTTACCGGAAAAGTAGTAAAGGTGGGATTCCGGAGTACTCGTATCAGAACAATTGATACGAGTTATATGACCATCCCCAATAAAAATATCGTAAATAATAAAATGAGTAATCTCGCAAGACGCACCTCGAGAAAAGTGCATTTTAACATGGGACTTACCTATAATATCACGCATGAACAATTAAACAATATTGTTAAGCAAATAAAAAGCTACGGGGAAAATCACCCCAAAAAAAATGAAGCTGTGAATGTCGGGGTTTATAATCTGACAAATCTCGGCATCGAAATTTCTGTTGAAATGCACTTTAATTACGAAACATGGGATAATTATATTAAGACACGTAATGAGGTATTATTGGAGATCATGAGGATAGTTAAGGATAACAATGCTGAATTTGCCTATCAAATTCCGCTGATTTCCGCTGAAAAAAAATCGTAATTAGTTTGATTGCCGCTTTTTCAAACCATCAAATTTTTTATAGCAACTATCTCATATTGAGTCTATTGTATAATGTTGTGGATAAAAAAGGTATTACTTTTTATTCAAAACAGAGAATCCATTGCCTTTTTATCCAACCATTTCTGTGTTCTTGTTTAACTTTGTGTTTTAATGGAAAACTTCGAAAAAGTTCCCGCCGTAATATTGTTGGCCGACGGAACTGCCTTTAACGGCTACAGCGCAGGCAAAATAGGGACAACCACAGGCGAAATTTGTTTTAATACCGGTATGACCGGTTATCAGGAAATATTCACAGATCCAAGTTATTATGGTCAGATTCTGGTGATGACCAATGCCCATATTGGCAACTACGGAACTTATAAGGAGGATGTGGAGAGTAATTCGATAAAGATTTCCGGACTTGCCGTTAAAAATTTTACCAATCAATATTCGAGAAGACTTACCCAGGATTCTATACAGGATTATTTATTGGATGAGAGTTTGGTTGCTATTAGTGATGTGGATACACGTGCAATTGTTCGCCATATCCGCAGCAAAGGTGCTATGAATTGTATAATCAGCAGTGAAACTACGGATATAGCAGAATTGACCAAAAGATTAAAAGAAGTTCCCGATATGAATGGTCTCGAACTGGCAAGTTTGGTTTCCACACAAACGCCTTATTTTATCGGAAATGCAAATGCAGAAAAAAAGGTGATAGTTTATGATTTTGGAGTGAAAAAAAGTATTTTGGATAATATTTCAATGCGGGGATGTTATTTAAAGGTTGTTCCGGCAAAAACTGCTTTTGAAGATACACAGGATTTTAATGCAGACGGATATTTTATATCCAATGGTCCCGGCGATCCGGCAAGTATGGGTTATGCAGTGGAAACAGTAAAGAAAATATTAAACAGCAATTCGCCATTATTCGGAATTTGTCTCGGTCAACAATTATTGGGATTGGCGAATGGCGTTTCCACATATAAAATGCATCATGGCCACAGAGGTTGTAATCACCCGGTTAAAAATTTAGTAACAGGCTTATGTGAGATCACAACACAAAATCACGGATTCAGTATTAAGGAAGAGGAAGTGCGTGCATCCAAAAATATGGAAGTAACACACATGAATTTAAATGATAATACCATAGAAGGATTTCGCCTCACAGATAAAAAAGCATTCAGTGTTCAATATCACCCCGAAGCAACCCCGGG
This window contains:
- the carA gene encoding glutamine-hydrolyzing carbamoyl-phosphate synthase small subunit, translating into MENFEKVPAVILLADGTAFNGYSAGKIGTTTGEICFNTGMTGYQEIFTDPSYYGQILVMTNAHIGNYGTYKEDVESNSIKISGLAVKNFTNQYSRRLTQDSIQDYLLDESLVAISDVDTRAIVRHIRSKGAMNCIISSETTDIAELTKRLKEVPDMNGLELASLVSTQTPYFIGNANAEKKVIVYDFGVKKSILDNISMRGCYLKVVPAKTAFEDTQDFNADGYFISNGPGDPASMGYAVETVKKILNSNSPLFGICLGQQLLGLANGVSTYKMHHGHRGCNHPVKNLVTGLCEITTQNHGFSIKEEEVRASKNMEVTHMNLNDNTIEGFRLTDKKAFSVQYHPEATPGPHDARYLFDEFVKMMG
- a CDS encoding mechanosensitive ion channel yields the protein MRLILKPLQYLIVLETIYFGFKALNYPFDPENEVLKNYVLLIANGVYKFLFVLNVAWLVSRLGDFLVAVLNHRALKTEDPWDDQLVVFLKEIIRILIWIIAFLAVLGSVFAVNIYSIVAGAGIAGIAIAFAAQETLQNVFGSISIFTEKPFVVGDLVEVDGVTGKVVKVGFRSTRIRTIDTSYMTIPNKNIVNNKMSNLARRTSRKVHFNMGLTYNITHEQLNNIVKQIKSYGENHPKKNEAVNVGVYNLTNLGIEISVEMHFNYETWDNYIKTRNEVLLEIMRIVKDNNAEFAYQIPLISAEKKS